The Gordonia mangrovi genome includes the window GACGTCGATTCGGCTCTCGCCGTTCGGTGGCGCCCAGGCGGCGTCGTCGCGCCAGATGCGCCGCGCCCCCGGCATCTCGGCATCGACCTCGAGGTGGGTCATGCCCTGCCAATCACCGAGATGGGTCTCGCGCAGCCGTTTGTCGGTGGTCACCGTGAGCCCCGTCCGTCGCGCCAACGCCTCGGCGGTGTCGCGGGCGCGGGTCAGATCGGAGGACAGGATGCGCATCGGTGCGCGATCGGCCAACGCGACCGCGGCGTCCTCGGCCTGGCGGCGGCCCAACGTCGACAGCTCGGTGTCGAGCTGTCCCTGCATCCGGCTGGTCGCGTTGTAGTCGGTCTGCCCATGACGCAACAGGATCAGCCGACGCACCACCGGGGTGAGACGTTCCACAGAAGTGTCGTGGCTGTCCGGACCGCCGCTCATGCGAGGCCGTCCACGTCGATCACCGGGCAGTCTTTCCACAACCGTTCGAGCGCGTAGAACTGCCGTTCGTCGGTGTGCTGGATGTGTACGACGATATCGGCGTAGTCGATCAGTGCCCACCGGCCCTCACGGGTGCCCTCGCGTCGAACGGGCTTGTGGCCGGCTTCGCGCAGTTTGTCCTCCACCTCGTCGACGATCGCGGTGACCTGCCGTTCGTTGTCGGCCGACGCGATCACGAAGATGTCGGTGATGACGAGCTGTTCGGAGACGTCGATG containing:
- a CDS encoding histidine phosphatase family protein, which encodes MSGGPDSHDTSVERLTPVVRRLILLRHGQTDYNATSRMQGQLDTELSTLGRRQAEDAAVALADRAPMRILSSDLTRARDTAEALARRTGLTVTTDKRLRETHLGDWQGMTHLEVDAEMPGARRIWRDDAAWAPPNGESRIDVATRATPLVDELVDIVDGWGSGERPEAPVVLVAHGGVIAAMTAALLDLDRRSWPVFGGLANTSWVQLSGHGVPGSAPRWRLDVWNASAEVADAGVQ
- the rsfS gene encoding ribosome silencing factor, whose amino-acid sequence is MTASAEALQMATVAAHAAADKLAHDVTVIDVSEQLVITDIFVIASADNERQVTAIVDEVEDKLREAGHKPVRREGTREGRWALIDYADIVVHIQHTDERQFYALERLWKDCPVIDVDGLA